The Flavobacterium galactosidilyticum nucleotide sequence GGCCGCTAGTAGGAACACATCACGAACATCTAAATATTCATATTCTTAACGGTTTAGGAACACGTGGGGTAATGCTTGGGCCTGCAATGGCTAAAGCATTATTTGATTATATTGAATTTCAAATTCCGTTAGATCCTGTTATTGATATAAAAAGATGCAACAAGAAAGTCCGAAAATAATTTAGTTTAAATTCGTTTTTGGATCGTAAGAGACAAACATATTGATGTAAATATTCCTCGACAACCTTAATACTATGGCAAATGAAAGTACAATCGCAGCAATAATAACAATAAATGCAACTTTAAGGCTTGCGCCAAAAATCAAAAACGAAATGATAAAAGCGGCAATTCCTATAGCAACGTTTAGTCCATAGCTAACATACATTGCGCCATAAAAAAAAGAAGGTTCAATTTGGTATCGCAAACCACAATGACTGCAGTTCTCATTCATTTTTAATATTTTATCTAAATGAAGCATGTTTTGATCGCAATACATACTCTCATTCTGACATTTAGGACAAGTTCCTGTTAAAATACTATTTAATTTGGATCCTTTTTTTAACATTTGCAAAAAATTTAATTTTTCCTTTTTAGAAGTACAAATTTACGGATTCAAAAAGGAATAAAATCACAATACATGCTTAATATACATAATTTATCTGTTTCTTTTGGCGGTACTTATTTATTTGAAGAAGTTACCTTTCGACTGGGTGCTGGAGACAGAGTTGGTCTTGTAGGAAAAAACGGTGCTGGTAAATCTACCATGCTTAAAATTTTAGCAGGAGATTTCAAACCAGATTCTGGTCAGATTGCTACAGAAAAAGAAGTTCGTATGGGTTTCCTTCGTCAAGATATCGATTTTGAACAAGGGAGAACTGTTTTAGAAGAAGCCTATGAAGCATTTACAGACATTAAAATTGTAGAAAAAAAGCTAGAGCAAATTAATCATTTATTGGTTACTCGTACTGATTATGAAAGTGAGGAGTACAGCCAGATTATAGAAGACTTATCTGATTACACGCACCGATTTGAATTACTTGGTGGTTATAATTATGTAGGTGATACTGAGAAAATTCTTCTTGGTTTAGGATTTAAGAGAGAAGTTTTTGATAATCAAACCGAAACTTTTTCTGGTGGATGGAGAATGCGTATTGAATTAGCTAAATTATTATTACAAGCTAATGACGTATTGCTGCTGGATGAGCCCACGAATCACTTGGATATCGAAAGTATCATTTGGTTAGAAAGTTTCTTGCGTAATTATGCTGGAGTAGTCGTGATCGTATCGCACGATAAAATGTTCCTCGATAATGTGACAAATAGAACTATCGAAATTTCACTTGGAAAAGCGTACGATTTTAATAAACCATATTCAGAATATTTAGAATTGCGTCATGAAATTCGTGAAAAGCAATTAGCAACGCAAAAGAATCAAGCGAAGAAAATTGAAGAGACTGAGAAGTTAATTGAAAAATTCCGTGCGAAAGCCTCTAAAGCCTCGATGGCACAATCTTTAATCAAAAAATTAGATAAAGTTGAGCGTATCGAAGTTGATGAAGATGATAATTCAGTGATGAATATTACATTTCCAGTTTCAAAAGAACCAGGAAGAGTCGTAATTGAAGCAGAAAATGTTACTAAGAGTTACGGCGATAAAACGATTTTAAAAGATATTAATCTTTTAGTAGAGCGTGGAAGTAAAATCGCTTTTGTTGGACAAAATGGTCAAGGGAAATCGACTTTTATCAAAGCGATAGTGGATGAATTTGAATACCAAGGAAATATTAAACTAGGGCATAATGTGCAATTAGGCTATTTTGCTCAAAACCAAGCGGAATATTTAGATGGTGAAATTACCTTGCTTCAAACCATGGAAGATGCAGCAGCAGATACGAATCGAATGAAAGTACGCGATATGCTAGGTTCATTTTTGTTTAGAGGTGATGATGTCGAGAAAAAGGTGAAAGTGCTTTCTGGAGGCGAAAGAAACCGTTTAGCGCTATGTAAATTGCTTTTGCAGCCCATCAACGTTTTACTGATGGATGAGCCTACTAATCACTTGGATATTAAATCTAAGAATGTTTTGAAAGCAGCTTTGCAAAAGTTCGGTGGAACCTTATTATTGGTATCTCACGATAGGGATTTCTTGCAAGGAATGTCAAACTTAGTGTATGAGTTTAAAGACCAAAAAATAAAGGAATATTTAGGAGATATCAATTATTTCTTGGAACAACGCAATATGGAGAATATGCGTGAAGTGGAGAAGAAAGATGCTCAAAAATCGGTTTCGCCAAAAGAAAGTAATAAGACTTCTTACGAAGATCAGAAAAAAGGGAAGGCTTTGCAAAACAAATTAAGTAAGGTTGAAAGTCAGATCAAGCAATTAGAAAGAGACATTCAGCATGATGATAAAATGCTAGCTTCTAATTATGACAAGCATATTGAGGATGCTAAGTTCTTCACGGCATACAACAAGAAAAAAGCAGAACTAGATAAATTACTATTGGATTGGGAAATCGTTCAAGAAGAAATTGACAATGCATAAATAAAACTTAAGAGCTCTAATTTAGGGCTCTTTTTTTATTCAATTATACCAATAGATTTGGAGTGTTCAATTGCTTCGATACTATGTTTAAAATAGCAAACTGAAACTTGTAAGGTCTCTAGATTTTGCAAAATAGCATTTACTTTTTCTTTTTGGCTTGAGCCTGTTTGTCTGATGTAAACTGCTTTTACAGTCACTGGGAAAATTTTACAAATTGCTTCGTACAAAAAAGCGTCTTGCTGCGAATCGTCGCCAAGTAGCACATATTCTAGATTAGGATAGAACTCTAATATGTGTTTGATTTTTTCAAATTTATGATTGTGGTCTCCATTGCCAGTCCAGAAAAAATCGGCCAGACTCGTTTTGATATCCTTTAAAAGTAAAACTGCTTTAGGCAGACGGTGCATTTCGGTAAATTTTGTTATGAATCGATATAAGTTCCATTCACTACTGGAGACGTAAAAAAAAGCATTAAATTCTGTTTTGTTATCTCGACCCGCAGTACTTAAAGATTGGTAGTGCGCAACAACATCATCGTAAATCTTGCGTTTATTTATATTTTTAAACAGTAATACATATAGTTTTTTTAATGGATTTCGAGTGTGCGAAACTAAAAAGGTGTCGTCTATATCAGATATAATTCCTAAGTTCCCCTTGTGTGGCCTAATGTAGCTCTCTTTTGTAACTATAACTTCATTTTTATGAACAATACTCACATTATAATCAATCCATCCATAAGTGCTGCTTTGGTCTAGAGGAACGCAAAATTTAAAATAGCCATCTTTTAAAGTTTTGGTATGAATTTTTGAATTGTCATGCTCTAAATAAACATCTGCATTTGCTTGCGTTTTTAGTTGAAACATTTTAATAACTGAAGTGGCATTTTTTAGATTCTTTTTTTGAAAATTATATTCCGTTTTCGTTGTTGGCTTAAAGACATGTCCCATGACAATTAATTCTTGTTCATTTGCGTAGCCGCGATATAATTTTAAAATTGGTTTCATATATTGTATTACTTTTGAGAGAAGTTGAATTTAGTGGTTTTAAATAATAAAATGAAATAAACTTTGAAAAAAAATAGTATTTTAGTTGTAAATCCCATTTCAGGAGGACTTAATAAGTTAGAACTTATCGAGGCTTGCACTGCTTTTGCTGTAGAAAAAAATATAAATTTGGTTATTTACGAAACATCAGGCGATTCAGATGATAAGGCTATCGAAGATTTGTATCTTGACTTAAAACCGGAGCGAATTATAGTTGCAGGTGGCGATGGTACTATAAAAATGGTTGCTGAAGCTATGGAAAATCACGATGTAATTATCGGAATTTTGCCTGCTGGTTCTGCTAATGGGTTAGCTGTCGATTTGAATTTACCACAGACCATTGCTGAAAATTTAGAAATTGCTTTTCACAATGATTTCATGGAAATGGATATGATTTCCATTAATGGAAACAAAAGCATTCATCTGAGTGATTTAGGGCTAAATGCTGAAATGATTAAGAATTACGAAAATAGTGATATACGTGGGAAGTTGGGTTATGTTTTGCAAACCGTTAATACCCTAATTGATTTAGAAGATCCTTTCGTTGCAACGATTACAGGAGATTTTCCAACGATAGAATCTGAAGCAAGAATGATTGTCATTGCTAATTCCCAGAAATACGGAACTGGAATTTCCATAAATCCAAATGGACTGATGGACGACGGAAAGTTTGAGTTGGTTATTCTAAAAAACGTGGACTTGATGGTTCTTGGTAAAATCATAACAGGCAACATGCCTTTAGACAAGAATGATGTAGGAATTATTTCGACTGATAAAGCGGTAATAACAACAAATTTTCCAGTTTGCTTTCAAATTGACGGAGAATATTGCGGAACAGAAACAAAACTTAGTATTGAAATTCTCCCCAAACAAATGAAAGTTGCAATTCCTAAGCCTTTGAGTAAAATCACTTAAAAGGATTTCGCTGCTGCCAGATGGTTTTAGGTTCTAAATACTTGAATATTATAGACATGTATGGATTTACTAACGGATTAGTATGGGATATGAGTCCATACATTTTTATTGGTTTTGCTCCAACAGAGCTTTTGATTTCCAAAGCTGTTCGTGCAAATACAATTTCCTTGAAATCTTTTTTAATAGAATAAGCAATCATGTCGTAAAGCATGTTCAAGTACAGCATGTTTTCACGTTGAATACTGTCATCATATCCTAGGAAATAGGTGTCCATTACTTCACCGTTCTTTATTAAAGTGTTGAAACCAATTAGTTTTTCGCCAATAAAGTAGCCATAGAAGAGAAATTTTTCTTTAAAGATTTCTTTAAAAATTCTAAAATGATTTTTAGGAAGGAAAAAAGTATTAAAAGGGGCATTTTTTGCTACGTGAAAATACAAATCATTAATAGTATCTTCTAATCGAATAATTTCTTCGAGATTTAGTTTCCTTTTCTCTATTCCGCTCGCTTTTTTTCGGGAACGTTTGTATTGATCTCTATATTTTTTTGAAAGAGAATCAATATAATCTTGTTCTGACTTCCAATTTTCATGGATTGAAAAAACCATATTGGGTTGCGTTGAAAACTGATAATACTTTTTGAAAGCAGGTGTTTCAAAATGTTTAATTTCCTCGCTACTAAAATCTTTGTAGGTCGTTATGTGGATTGTAATTCCTTTCGATTTAAATATTTTTTTCAACTGATTTGTCGCGTCATATAAGGCCTGAGTGGCTTTCTTTTTATCAATTGAATTTGCAAAAGCATAAGCATTTTGACCTGTCAGCATATTGTTTCCGATGATTAAAACATGGGAAGCAAAGTTTCTAAAAACGATATTCCGAATCGCAGTTTTAACACATTTATCTCGGTCTCCGAATGATTCTAATTTGTTCAAATTTAGAAATTGAGAAACAGCAATACCAACTAATATTTCATTATCGAAAATGCCAATATAATTACAAAGCATGTTCTCAGGAGATGATTGCTCTAAAACCTCAAGATAACTTTTAGATAAAAAAACGGTTGAAACTGCTAAATTATCCCAGTAAGGAGGAAGCTCAGCGGTAGAATTATAAATGGTAAAAGAATAAAATGAATTCAAATTTCAGAATGATATTTTTTTTAAAATAATCAATAAAATTAAAGTGTTTTTAAAGATCTCGAAATTAACTAACTTTATGGAAATAAAATATAGAAATCATGAAAAAATATTCTGAAGAAAACATCAAGTCTGAATTGAAAGAACTTAACGAGTGGAGATTTATCGACAATAAACTTGAGAAGAAATTTAAATTTTTAGATTTTTCAGAAGCATTGGGGTTTATTGTTAGAGTAGGATTATTGGCCGAAAAAAATAATCATCATCCAGAGTTGTTCAATGTTTATAATAGAGTTATAATTCGCTTGACTACTCATGATGCTGATGGTGTTACTGATAAAGATATTGATTTAGCTCAAGACATAGAGAAGATAGTAGGAAAATAGTGTCTGAAGGATAGGTAAAACAATCAATTTGCAGAGGTAACAATTTGATTTTTGTATTTAAGATGTAGGAATTTCAATTTTATACTAGCTTGTAAACAGTAGTGATTATTTTTTTTAAAAGTGAATGTGAGGAGATCAAATAATTTATTTTCAATTAAGAAGTAATTTTAAAGTAAGTTATTTCTGTTAAATAAAATATAATTATGTTGTTTGACGATTTTATTTGCTCATAAAAGAGAATATAAGTAGTTTAGAGGTAAGAAAGTAAAACTCTAAATTATGAAAAAGTTATCTACTGCATTTTTAACTATCTTATTTTCCATTTCGATGCTTGCAAATGTTTCTGAAATAGAAAAAGATGCATTGGTGAAATTGTTTGAATCAACGAATGGTAAACAATGGAATGTTAAATGGGATTTATCCACATCCGTTGCGACATGGTATGGTGTTAAAGTTGAGGATGATAAGGTAGTTTCTGTTCATTTGCAAAATAATAATCTAGTGGGTGAAATCCCTGCTGAAATAGTAAATTTAAAAAATCTTCGAGAATTAGATTTACACAAAAATCAAATATCAGGCATAATCCCAACTAACATTGGTTACTTAAGGGAATTGAAAGTTTTAAACCTGTCCTTCAATAGATTGTCAGGAGTAATTCCCGCTTCTGTTTGTGAAATGACAAATTTGAAGAACTTAGAATTGTATATGAATTCACTTTCAGGTGAGTTGCCGATGCAAATAGGTGCTTTAAAACATTTAGAAACATTATCATTGTTCAATAACGAAATAGAAGGTAGGATTCCAAATTCGCTTTATGAAATTACAACAATAAAAATACTATTGTTGAATAGTAACAAACTTGTAGGTGAATTAAGTAAGGATGTAAAGAAATTGACATCACTTGAGAATTTAAGTTTGTTCGATAATAAAATGAATGGTGCTGTTCCGATGGAATTAGAGCGATTAAATAGTTTAAAAGAAATGAATATTTCTTATAATAAATTTAATGGTTTTGTCTCTAGAGATTTAGCTATTTTGGATACTTTGAATATGACAATGTTGAATGATGAAGGGTTAGCAGTGCTTTTAGATGTAAAAGCGGATAGAAATACAGCTATTGCTTCAGAAGATTAATTTTTTTTTCGTAATTGGTTAAAACCTGTTTGGCTTGTTGCTAAGCAGGTTTTTTTGTGTCTTACAATGAAATACTCTATTTTAAGAGGGAAAAACCTGTAGATCTCTGAAGCTTTTCTAGTACGGGAAGCGATGAAATGTCTAACCCATTTTTTGAGGATTATTATCCTATTTATACATATTCAAATCTAGATTGAGAATAGTGCCTACTCTGCTAAACTCTTCATTAATCTTTGCATTCAAGATTATTTGCTCGTTTTTTATTGGATGATTAAAAATTAACTGGTGTGCATGAAGCATCATTCCTTTCAGATCATGATTTTCTAGCCATAATTTATTTTGTTTGTTACAACCATGTGGACGACTTCCTAAAATGGGATGAAAAATATGTTTGAAATGTTTTCGTAATTGATGCATGCGTCCAGTTTCAGGAATCGCTTCGACCAAACAATATCGTGATGTGGGCTTATTATTAAATTCTAACGCAATTTCGGTATTTTGCAAACGATGAAAGTAAGTTATTGCATTTTGTTTTATATCATCATCATTGGTTAAATCATAATCTATCGTTAGTTCATCGGGTGACCAACCACGTAAAATTGCCAAATATTTTTTTTCGACTTCGCGTGTGGCAAAACGATCATTCATAATTTTTAGAACCTCTTTGTTTAATGCAAATAACAAGACACCTGATGTTTTGCGGTCTAACCGATGAATAGGGTAAACATGTTGTCCTCCTATTTGATTTCGCAGTTCTTGTATAGCATACACTTTTGCGTCCCGCGCATAAAATGATTTGTGAACCAATAATCCACTAGGTTTATTGATTGCTATAATATATTCGTCTTGATAAAGAATTTCTAACATTTGGCAAAAATAAAAGAGATTTTGTTTACAATCATTCGTGTGACTTATTTATTTTTATTGTTATATGGGAGTTGTGTCAGATTGCTATGTGAATATCTTTTGATTTTGTGCAGAGAATCTTTAAATGGTTAGTAAAAAAATATATTCATTGGATCATGTTTATATGTTTTTGAAAGTAAATAAATGAAAAAAGGCTTCTTACGTATCCTAAATACTTTATGATCATTCATAAAATCTTCTAGTTTTTATATTATTTTATAGTGGTTTTTAATTCAAGTAAATTTTGACTCCAATCTCAATCTTTGTTTAAGATTAAAATAGCGTTGATGGTATTTTTGAATATCAACTTCAATTTTCGCAAAAGAGATTCAATATGTAATTTTTAGGTTGCTGGGAATTATGTAACTTATAGTTGAAATTAAATAGTTTATAATCTATTCTGCTTTGTACCTTTAATTATCATATAAGTGAAACATTATTAATTATAAAGAAAAATAGTTATGGCAGAAATTAAAATAGAAAAAAAGAAGCCAATATGGCCATGGATTATTGCAATATTGGTACTAGCAGCACTTATTTATTTCATCTTTTTCAAAGACAATGGAGTGCAAGTACAAAACACAACAGTGATCGAAAATAGTACAAGTGTGGATACTACTGCAAATTAATTATTAAAGTTGCGGTAATAACTACACTCTTTTATGTGAATTCTTTAAAAAGATTTAGAAAATAAATAAATTGATACTACTAAAATAATAGAACGTATGGAAAATGACAATAGAAATTTATACCGACTAGATGAACTTTCTGATTATAAAGTGTCCTCAGACTATTCGGACGTAAGAGGTTGGAAAATTGTAGATGCAGAGAACCGAACTATAGGTAAAGTCGACAATCTATGGGTAAATAAAGATATGCAACGCGTAGTTTATTTAGATGTCAATGTCGATAAAGGATTAATAGAAGAAAGCAAAAATGAGGTTCATGAGGCTATAACAAACGAAAGTGTAAATGAGTTTATGTACAAGGATGGAGACAGCCATATTATTATACCGATTGGATCTGTGACCATAAATAAAGACACAAAAATAGTTATGGCTAATAGTATAGATTATAATACTTTTAGAAAAACAACACGATATAATCGAGAGCAAAATTTTGACAGGAATTATGAGAAAAAAGTATTTGATTCTTATTATCCGAATCATGAATCAAACGAGGTTTCTGACAGCGATAATGACGATTTTTATAACCGCAGAGAATTTGATGGGCACTAATTATTCTTCTTTTTTAGCAGTAAACCAATATGCTTTCAAATTTATTAAAAAAGGTCAAACATTTAAGAATGTTTGGCCTTTTTTTGGTTTCATAACAAATTGCATGATGTTTAAAACAACTAAATGTCTATTAATACTGTGTGAAGATGTCCTAATTCCATAATTGCAATCATAATCATTTATGCTTATCAAAAAGTATATACAAACAAAAAAAGCTCCAGATTTCTGTGAAGCTCCTCAAGTAGTCCGCCGCGGCGGAGACTCGAACCTGAGTCCGCCGCGGCGGATATGAGCTCTCCTAACTATTATTTTTGAATAAAATTTTGATGAACTTTCTTCCACTTCCTGTTTTTAGGAATTTTTCTCTTTTCATTGCTTCGGATTTTAAATCAAAAAATTCGACATGAATCACTTTCCAAGGTCTAAATTTTAAAGTATAACCTTTGATTCCAAGTTCATTGTGAGATTTGAAACGCTCTATTAGATTAGAGGTAAATCCAGTATAGTTTTTGTCAAATTTTTCAGAATATAAAATGTAAACTACCAATTCTTCCATTATAAAAAGCTTTAAAATGAAAAAACCATTAACGAAAGTTAATGGTTTTTTAGTAGCGGGAACAGGACTCGAACCTGTGACCTTCGGGTTATGAGCCCGACGAGCTGCCTACTGCTCTATCCCGCGCTATGTGTTTTGCAATCTTGGTTGAACTTGTGTCCGCCTTGGCGGATATGAGCCCGAATAGCTGCCTACTGCTCTATCCCGCGATGTGCGTTTTGTAATCTCAATAAGGCTACTTAGTAGCGGGAACAGGACTCGAACCTGTGACCTTCGGGTTATGAGCCCGACGAGCTGCCTACTGCTCTATCCCGCGTTGTTTCGGGTGCAAATGTACAACTAAATTTAAGAAAGTCAAACATAAATTTAAAAAAATGTTTTATTTCATCTATTGACTTGATATAACTACCTTTGCAAAATAAATTATATTAAAATGTCACATAAAGCAGGTTTTGTAAATATCATAGGAAATCCAAACGTTGGGAAGTCCACCTTAATGAATGCATTCGTGGGAGAAAGATTGTCTATCATTACATCTAAAGCGCAAACAACACGTCATAGAATTCTTGGAATTGTAAACGGAGAAGATTTTCAATTAATCCTTTCGGATACTCCGGGAATCATCAAGCCAGCATACGAAATGCAAGCATCGATGATGAACTTCGTTAAGTCTGCCTTTGAAGATGCTGATATCTTGATTTACATGGTTGAAATTGGTGAGCAGGATTTGAAAGATGAAGCTTTTTTTAATAAAATCATTCATGCTAAAATTCCTGTCCTTTTATTATTGAATAAAATTGACAATTCTAATCAAGAACAATTAGAAGAGCAAGTGGCTTTCTGGACTGCTAAAGTTCCAAATGCTGAAATTTTCCCAATATCAGCTTTGCAAAATTTTAATGTTCCTGAAGTTTTTGGAAGAATTATAGAATTGTTGCCAGAATCTCCACCTTATTATCCAAAAGATCAACTGACTGACAAACCGGAACGGTTCTTTGTAAATGAAACCATACGTGAAAAAATATTGTTGAATTACAGTAAGGAAATTCCTTATGCGGTAGAAATCGTTACTGAAGAATTTTTCGAGACGGATGATATTATCAGAATCCGCTCGCTGATTATGGTAGAAAGAGATACTCAAAAAGGAATTATAATAGGCCACAAAGGAGCGGCGCTTAAGAAAGTAGGAATGGAAGCTCGTGTTGATTTAGAGAAATTCTTTGGTAAGCAAATACATATTGAACTATACGTGAAGGTCAACAAAAACTGGAGAAGTAATGCTAATATGTTAAAAAGGTTTGGTTACAATCAGTAATTTAGTGTTCAGTGTTCAGCTTATTAGTGTTCAGTAAAAAGTAGCTGGCTGTAAAATATATAAAATCAGTATAAGAGTTTTTCTCTAATGCTGATTTTTTTTTTTAGCCCAGATCGAAATGAAAACCCCGCAGTGAAAAAAGGTATTGTTGCTGTGGTTGCAGAGCGACCGGAGGAAGCTCCTGCAAGCGCATTGCAACAACTCCTTTATGAACGAGGAGTTGCAATGGAGTGCTGGATTAGCTCTTTATAATTATGACTCGAGAATTTCTAAGAATACTTTTTCGAGCTCGTGTGTTTGATTGTTTCCATTGCTTCGGATTTGTTTTGCAATAAAATAAAGTAGGAACCAAAAGATGACCATTAGCACAAGTACAACTAAATCCAAAGTGTAACTTTTGTTTAAAACAGAGTTGGAGTAGGCAATGCCGCTGAAAATCAAAAATACTCCTGCAATGATAAAATGTAGAAACATAAAGAATGTCCATAAGGTGGGATCTGGACCAAATAGACCTCGAATGTGTGTTTCGTTTTCACTTTTAGCTTCTAGTTCTAAATGTAAATGGGGCGAATAATAGGATTTTTTGTCGCCTTTTATATTTATCCAAATATGAGTTCCTCTTGTTTTTACGGCATAATCAGTTGGATTTGATTTTGCAAAATCTGCGAATTTTTGACTTAAAATAGAGGTGTTTATCATCACATCTTTGTAAAACCGTAAGCGAAGTCGCAGTTCATTATTAGTATCCATAAAATTAAAATTGGTTAGTCCGCGCTAATATATCAAAAAAATTGATAGTCAATCGATTTAACACTACCTTTGCAAAATATTTGAATAAATACTTATGAATAACATTGTTGCGATAGTAGGAAGACCTAATGTGGGGAAATCAACCCTTTTTAACAGGCTGATACAAAGAAGAGAAGCTATTGTAGATTCAGTTTCTGGAGTTACCAGAGATAGAAACTATGGTAAAAGCGAGTGGAACGGAAAAGAGTTTTCTGTGATTGATACGGGAGGTTATGTACGTGGTTCTGATGACGTTTTTGAAGGAGAAATCCGCAAACAAGTAGAATTAGCCATTGACGAAGCCGACGTAATTATATTTGTAGTTGATGTTGAAGAAGGAATAACACCAATGGATGATGTTGTTGCCCGATTGTTACGCAAAGTGACTAAGCCAGTTCTTTTAGCTGTAAACAAGGTAGATAATGCCATGCGCGAGAAAAATGCTATTGAATTTTACAACCTTGGTTTAGGAGAATATTATACGTTTGCAAGTATATCTGGAAGTGGAACAGGTGATTTATTGGACGCATTGATTGATGCTTTCCCCGTAAAACCAGAACCGGTTCAAGAAGAAGTAGTTTTGCCACGTTTTGCAGTTGTAGGTCGTCCTAATGCTGGGAAATCTAGCTTTATAAATGCGTTGATTGGTAAAGAACGTTTTATGGTAACGGATATTGCGGGTACAACTCGTGATGCTATTGATACAAAATTTGACCGTTTTGGTTTTGAATTTAACTTGGTTGATACTGCGGGAATTCGTCGTAAAGCTAAAGTTAAGGAAGATTTAGAATTTTATTCGGTTATGAGATCGGTTCGTGCGATTGAGCATGCTGATATTTGTATCTTGATTATTGATGCTACTCGTGGTTTTGAAGGTCAAGATCAAAGTATTTTTTGGTTGGCTGAAAAGAACAGAAAAGGAGTTGTCATTCTTGTAAACAAATGGGATTTAGTTGAAAAAGAAACTATGTCTACACGTGATTACGAAGATAAGATTAAAGAAGAGTTAATGCCATTTACGGATGTGCCTATTCTTTTTGTTTCTGCTTTAACAAAACAACGTTTATTGAAAGCATTAGAAGCAACAGTAAAAGTGTATGAAAATAGACAACAACGTATTGCTACTTCAAAAT carries:
- a CDS encoding App1 family protein, coding for MKPILKLYRGYANEQELIVMGHVFKPTTKTEYNFQKKNLKNATSVIKMFQLKTQANADVYLEHDNSKIHTKTLKDGYFKFCVPLDQSSTYGWIDYNVSIVHKNEVIVTKESYIRPHKGNLGIISDIDDTFLVSHTRNPLKKLYVLLFKNINKRKIYDDVVAHYQSLSTAGRDNKTEFNAFFYVSSSEWNLYRFITKFTEMHRLPKAVLLLKDIKTSLADFFWTGNGDHNHKFEKIKHILEFYPNLEYVLLGDDSQQDAFLYEAICKIFPVTVKAVYIRQTGSSQKEKVNAILQNLETLQVSVCYFKHSIEAIEHSKSIGIIE
- a CDS encoding 8-amino-7-oxononanoate synthase, with the protein product MNSFYSFTIYNSTAELPPYWDNLAVSTVFLSKSYLEVLEQSSPENMLCNYIGIFDNEILVGIAVSQFLNLNKLESFGDRDKCVKTAIRNIVFRNFASHVLIIGNNMLTGQNAYAFANSIDKKKATQALYDATNQLKKIFKSKGITIHITTYKDFSSEEIKHFETPAFKKYYQFSTQPNMVFSIHENWKSEQDYIDSLSKKYRDQYKRSRKKASGIEKRKLNLEEIIRLEDTINDLYFHVAKNAPFNTFFLPKNHFRIFKEIFKEKFLFYGYFIGEKLIGFNTLIKNGEVMDTYFLGYDDSIQRENMLYLNMLYDMIAYSIKKDFKEIVFARTALEIKSSVGAKPIKMYGLISHTNPLVNPYMSIIFKYLEPKTIWQQRNPFK
- a CDS encoding DUF983 domain-containing protein, yielding MLKKGSKLNSILTGTCPKCQNESMYCDQNMLHLDKILKMNENCSHCGLRYQIEPSFFYGAMYVSYGLNVAIGIAAFIISFLIFGASLKVAFIVIIAAIVLSFAIVLRLSRNIYINMFVSYDPKTNLN
- a CDS encoding diacylglycerol/lipid kinase family protein, with amino-acid sequence MKKNSILVVNPISGGLNKLELIEACTAFAVEKNINLVIYETSGDSDDKAIEDLYLDLKPERIIVAGGDGTIKMVAEAMENHDVIIGILPAGSANGLAVDLNLPQTIAENLEIAFHNDFMEMDMISINGNKSIHLSDLGLNAEMIKNYENSDIRGKLGYVLQTVNTLIDLEDPFVATITGDFPTIESEARMIVIANSQKYGTGISINPNGLMDDGKFELVILKNVDLMVLGKIITGNMPLDKNDVGIISTDKAVITTNFPVCFQIDGEYCGTETKLSIEILPKQMKVAIPKPLSKIT
- a CDS encoding pseudouridine synthase, with protein sequence MLEILYQDEYIIAINKPSGLLVHKSFYARDAKVYAIQELRNQIGGQHVYPIHRLDRKTSGVLLFALNKEVLKIMNDRFATREVEKKYLAILRGWSPDELTIDYDLTNDDDIKQNAITYFHRLQNTEIALEFNNKPTSRYCLVEAIPETGRMHQLRKHFKHIFHPILGSRPHGCNKQNKLWLENHDLKGMMLHAHQLIFNHPIKNEQIILNAKINEEFSRVGTILNLDLNMYK
- a CDS encoding ABC-F family ATP-binding cassette domain-containing protein, which translates into the protein MLNIHNLSVSFGGTYLFEEVTFRLGAGDRVGLVGKNGAGKSTMLKILAGDFKPDSGQIATEKEVRMGFLRQDIDFEQGRTVLEEAYEAFTDIKIVEKKLEQINHLLVTRTDYESEEYSQIIEDLSDYTHRFELLGGYNYVGDTEKILLGLGFKREVFDNQTETFSGGWRMRIELAKLLLQANDVLLLDEPTNHLDIESIIWLESFLRNYAGVVVIVSHDKMFLDNVTNRTIEISLGKAYDFNKPYSEYLELRHEIREKQLATQKNQAKKIEETEKLIEKFRAKASKASMAQSLIKKLDKVERIEVDEDDNSVMNITFPVSKEPGRVVIEAENVTKSYGDKTILKDINLLVERGSKIAFVGQNGQGKSTFIKAIVDEFEYQGNIKLGHNVQLGYFAQNQAEYLDGEITLLQTMEDAAADTNRMKVRDMLGSFLFRGDDVEKKVKVLSGGERNRLALCKLLLQPINVLLMDEPTNHLDIKSKNVLKAALQKFGGTLLLVSHDRDFLQGMSNLVYEFKDQKIKEYLGDINYFLEQRNMENMREVEKKDAQKSVSPKESNKTSYEDQKKGKALQNKLSKVESQIKQLERDIQHDDKMLASNYDKHIEDAKFFTAYNKKKAELDKLLLDWEIVQEEIDNA
- a CDS encoding leucine-rich repeat domain-containing protein, producing the protein MKKLSTAFLTILFSISMLANVSEIEKDALVKLFESTNGKQWNVKWDLSTSVATWYGVKVEDDKVVSVHLQNNNLVGEIPAEIVNLKNLRELDLHKNQISGIIPTNIGYLRELKVLNLSFNRLSGVIPASVCEMTNLKNLELYMNSLSGELPMQIGALKHLETLSLFNNEIEGRIPNSLYEITTIKILLLNSNKLVGELSKDVKKLTSLENLSLFDNKMNGAVPMELERLNSLKEMNISYNKFNGFVSRDLAILDTLNMTMLNDEGLAVLLDVKADRNTAIASED
- a CDS encoding 4a-hydroxytetrahydrobiopterin dehydratase, which produces MKKYSEENIKSELKELNEWRFIDNKLEKKFKFLDFSEALGFIVRVGLLAEKNNHHPELFNVYNRVIIRLTTHDADGVTDKDIDLAQDIEKIVGK